In the Candidatus Rhodoblastus alkanivorans genome, one interval contains:
- a CDS encoding FCD domain-containing protein, with translation MEPVRNQKLAESIAEHLEQLILEGALRPGERLASERELAEKFEVSRPCLREAIESLQKRGLLETTRAGTIVAEFMAPLTEPLVAILQSNEKALLDYLEYRGLIEGEAARLAALRATEHEIEAIRACLERMKAAHQLDDPTAEAGADADLHVLIYEASHNIVLLHIMRAFSDMLRRGVFYNRNQLYAHKGFRDQLLAQHLAIGEAIVARKPEEAAAAASYHMRSTGETLKKIREDDARVARVLRRMGRGELLARQSG, from the coding sequence ATGGAACCCGTTCGTAATCAAAAGCTTGCCGAGTCGATCGCCGAACATCTCGAACAGTTGATTCTGGAAGGGGCGTTGCGGCCAGGCGAAAGGCTCGCCTCCGAGCGCGAACTGGCGGAAAAATTCGAGGTGTCGCGGCCATGTCTGCGCGAGGCGATCGAGAGCCTGCAAAAGCGCGGCCTGCTCGAGACGACGCGGGCGGGCACTATTGTCGCCGAATTCATGGCCCCGCTGACCGAGCCGCTCGTCGCCATCCTGCAATCGAATGAAAAGGCGCTGCTCGATTATCTGGAATATCGCGGACTGATCGAAGGCGAGGCGGCGCGGCTCGCCGCGCTGCGCGCGACGGAACATGAAATCGAGGCGATCCGCGCCTGCCTGGAGCGGATGAAGGCGGCGCATCAGCTCGACGACCCGACCGCGGAGGCCGGCGCGGACGCCGATCTCCATGTCCTGATCTACGAGGCCTCGCACAACATCGTGCTGCTGCACATCATGCGCGCCTTTTCCGACATGCTCCGGCGCGGCGTGTTCTACAACCGCAACCAGCTCTATGCGCACAAGGGCTTTCGCGACCAGCTGCTCGCCCAGCATCTCGCGATCGGCGAGGCGATTGTGGCCCGCAAGCCGGAGGAGGCGGCGGCGGCCGCGTCCTATCACATGCGTTCGACCGGCGAGACGCTCAAGAAAATACGCGAGGACGATGCGCGTGTCGCCCGGGTGCTGCGGCGCATGGGGCGCGGCGAGTTACTGGCGCGCCAGAGCGGATGA
- a CDS encoding winged helix-turn-helix transcriptional regulator, with the protein MVEKKSYGQFCPVAVAAEVLTERWMPLIIRELLCGSVRFNDLQRGVPRMSPALLSARLKRLQAAGIVEHRSGGEYHLTTAGRELFPVIEQMGLWAQRWLRHDLTAAANLDPNLLMWDIRRNVRNPVGEGERRYVTEFHLSGAPEGRRAYWLVFEPGLVDLCTIDPGFDVDLYVETSLPALTRVWLGHVSIDQAIRDEQLTFDGSRRDVAAFRSWFALSLFARAGREPAGRETRPAAG; encoded by the coding sequence ATGGTCGAGAAGAAATCCTATGGCCAGTTCTGTCCGGTGGCGGTCGCCGCCGAGGTTCTGACCGAGCGCTGGATGCCGCTCATCATCCGCGAATTGCTGTGCGGCTCGGTGCGCTTCAACGATCTGCAACGCGGCGTGCCGCGCATGTCGCCGGCCCTGTTGTCGGCGAGGCTCAAGCGGCTGCAGGCCGCCGGCATTGTCGAGCATCGAAGCGGCGGCGAATATCATCTCACCACGGCGGGGCGCGAGCTGTTCCCGGTGATCGAGCAGATGGGCCTGTGGGCGCAACGCTGGCTGCGGCACGATCTCACCGCCGCGGCCAATCTCGACCCCAATCTGCTGATGTGGGACATACGCCGCAACGTCCGCAACCCCGTCGGCGAGGGCGAACGGCGCTATGTCACGGAATTCCATCTCTCTGGCGCGCCCGAAGGCCGGCGGGCCTATTGGCTGGTGTTCGAGCCGGGGCTGGTGGATCTGTGCACCATCGATCCCGGATTCGATGTCGATCTTTATGTCGAGACCAGTCTGCCGGCGCTGACGCGCGTCTGGCTGGGCCATGTGTCCATCGACCAGGCGATAAGGGACGAGCAGCTGACCTTCGACGGATCGCGCCGCGACGTCGCCGCCTTCCGCTCGTGGTTCGCCTTGAGCCTGTTCGCGCGGGCGGGGCGGGAGCCGGCCGGGCGCGAGACCCGCCCGGCGGCAGGCTGA
- a CDS encoding calcium-binding protein: MAILYGDTAGSLSGKTHGGDQTLVGSDPTNTIFGDAGVDLRDKAVGGDDTLTSYGSGNLFGDAGANILNRASGGNDALNALITAASTFPFNINMYGDAGGNISDRAVGGDDILYALISGPSSTDLVNIKMYGDAGGNISGHAVGGNDTLSVDVAALHTMSIKMFGDAGGNLSGHAKGGNDTFLTVSERTPFAHQPMTMYGDAGGDMMDFARGGDDSFGLGGAPDAKITSYGDAGGNMSGHAIGGNDTFTTSGPEDDYVIYGDAGGNLSDHALGGNDRFTDNAAIGSATFYGDAGGDMSGHARGGKDTFQAGDETSTVFYGDAGGNMSDHVVGGDDTFIGNASASQGRSLAYGDALTMFGNAQGGDDLLVGASYFTHFTDLLNMLIGDAQTMSGNARGGDDKLVGGNDPGPSHLAGTYESVLIGDAQTMSGGARGGNDTLISGTGNDDMWGDARVMLGNARGGDDTFTFYANNGHDKIEDFGQGLKGSNWGTDHINVSALGVCDFCQLDISAFNPSTHESTITFGSGNDVVVHSLIALRPQDFIFS, translated from the coding sequence ATGGCAATCCTTTACGGCGATACTGCCGGTTCTCTCAGCGGAAAAACGCATGGCGGAGACCAGACGCTGGTGGGCTCCGACCCGACGAATACGATCTTTGGCGACGCCGGCGTGGATCTGCGCGACAAGGCGGTCGGCGGCGACGACACGCTGACAAGCTATGGGTCTGGAAATTTATTCGGCGACGCTGGCGCGAACATTCTCAACCGCGCGAGCGGCGGCAATGACGCCTTGAATGCGCTCATCACCGCCGCTTCGACTTTTCCTTTCAACATCAATATGTACGGCGACGCCGGCGGGAACATTTCCGACCGTGCCGTCGGCGGCGACGACATTTTATATGCGCTCATCTCAGGCCCGTCTTCGACCGATCTCGTCAATATCAAAATGTATGGCGACGCGGGAGGGAACATTTCCGGCCACGCCGTCGGCGGCAATGACACGCTGAGCGTCGATGTTGCCGCGCTTCACACCATGAGCATCAAAATGTTCGGCGACGCCGGCGGCAATCTCTCCGGCCACGCCAAGGGTGGAAACGACACCTTCCTGACGGTGTCTGAAAGAACGCCGTTCGCCCACCAGCCAATGACCATGTATGGCGACGCCGGCGGAGACATGATGGATTTCGCGCGCGGCGGCGACGATTCCTTTGGTCTCGGCGGCGCTCCCGACGCCAAAATCACGAGCTACGGCGATGCTGGCGGAAACATGTCCGGCCATGCCATTGGCGGCAACGATACGTTCACGACGTCGGGCCCCGAAGACGATTATGTCATTTACGGCGACGCCGGCGGCAATTTGAGCGATCACGCCTTGGGTGGAAACGATCGTTTCACCGATAATGCCGCTATTGGCTCCGCGACATTCTATGGCGACGCCGGGGGCGATATGTCCGGTCACGCGCGCGGCGGCAAGGACACGTTCCAGGCCGGCGACGAGACCAGCACCGTTTTCTACGGCGACGCCGGCGGCAATATGAGCGATCATGTCGTTGGCGGAGACGATACATTCATAGGCAATGCGTCGGCGAGCCAGGGCAGGAGTCTGGCCTATGGTGACGCCCTGACCATGTTCGGCAATGCGCAGGGCGGCGACGATCTGCTCGTCGGCGCCAGCTATTTCACCCATTTCACCGACTTGCTCAACATGCTCATCGGCGACGCCCAGACCATGTCCGGCAATGCCCGGGGCGGCGACGACAAGCTTGTCGGCGGCAATGATCCCGGGCCTTCGCACCTGGCTGGCACATATGAGAGCGTTCTCATCGGCGATGCGCAAACCATGTCAGGCGGCGCTCGCGGCGGCAATGATACGTTAATCAGCGGCACGGGCAATGATGACATGTGGGGCGACGCACGGGTCATGCTGGGCAATGCGCGAGGGGGCGACGACACCTTCACCTTTTACGCCAATAACGGCCACGACAAGATCGAGGATTTCGGCCAGGGTTTAAAGGGATCAAACTGGGGAACCGACCACATCAATGTCAGCGCCTTGGGGGTTTGCGACTTTTGTCAGCTCGACATTTCGGCCTTCAATCCCTCGACCCACGAAAGCACGATCACCTTCGGTTCCGGCAATGACGTCGTCGTGCATAGCCTGATTGCGCTCAGGCCGCAGGACTTCATCTTTTCCTGA
- the serB gene encoding phosphoserine phosphatase SerB, with product MTHIATLVGAPGAQVLTPNLLAAAARRLPGAGHPVILSAGEAADIPFAPGAAHGNRADGGFADASYCRAAVSVLRLGLGDAPVDIFVQPVEGRRKKLLLADMDSTMIGQECIDELADFVGLKGKVAAITERAMRGEIAFEPALRERVALLAGLDAGVVETAIEERITLTPGGRTLVQTMRANGAYTALVSGGFTVFTSRIGEAIGFQENRANTLLIEDGKFAGRVVEPILGKAAKLATLKELTAAHDLAPEETLAIGDGANDLAMLEAAGLGVAYHAKPAVAAAAQARVDHGDLTALLYAQGYRADEFVTA from the coding sequence ATGACCCATATCGCCACTTTGGTCGGCGCGCCCGGCGCGCAAGTCCTGACGCCCAATCTTCTCGCCGCCGCCGCCAGGCGCCTGCCAGGGGCCGGCCATCCCGTCATTCTTTCGGCCGGAGAGGCCGCCGACATTCCTTTCGCACCCGGCGCGGCCCATGGCAATCGCGCCGATGGCGGCTTCGCCGACGCCTCCTATTGCCGCGCCGCCGTCTCCGTGCTGCGGCTCGGCCTTGGCGACGCGCCGGTCGATATTTTCGTCCAGCCGGTCGAGGGACGGCGCAAGAAACTGTTGCTCGCCGACATGGATTCGACCATGATCGGGCAGGAGTGCATCGACGAACTGGCCGATTTCGTCGGGCTCAAGGGAAAGGTCGCGGCGATCACCGAACGCGCCATGCGCGGCGAAATCGCCTTCGAGCCGGCCCTGCGCGAGCGTGTCGCCCTGCTTGCCGGCCTCGACGCCGGCGTGGTCGAGACGGCGATTGAAGAGCGCATCACCCTCACCCCGGGCGGGCGGACCCTGGTCCAGACCATGCGGGCAAATGGCGCCTATACCGCGCTGGTTTCCGGCGGTTTTACGGTTTTCACCTCGCGCATCGGCGAGGCCATCGGCTTCCAGGAGAACCGCGCCAACACCCTGCTGATCGAGGACGGCAAATTCGCCGGGCGGGTCGTGGAGCCGATTCTCGGCAAGGCGGCCAAGCTCGCCACGCTGAAGGAACTGACCGCCGCCCACGATCTCGCGCCCGAGGAAACCCTGGCGATCGGCGACGGCGCCAATGACCTCGCCATGCTGGAGGCCGCCGGCCTCGGGGTCGCCTATCACGCCAAGCCTGCGGTCGCCGCCGCCGCCCAGGCGCGGGTCGATCATGGCGACCTGACCGCCCTGCTTTACGCTCAGGGCTATCGCGCGGACGAATTCGTGACCGCCTGA
- the miaA gene encoding tRNA (adenosine(37)-N6)-dimethylallyltransferase MiaA — protein MGHYDLNARNLSIDKDVQAVLLAGPTASGKSARAIDLARERNGVVINADSMAVYRDLPILSARPTIGEMGDIRHLLFGHIGAERNYSVGLWLSDARAALEEARRIGRLPIFVGGTGMYFKALLHGLSNIPAVPAEVRARVRAEAQGVPPEELHAKLRARDPETAARLRPSDPQRILRALEIFEAAGAPLATFQGAREGALLDAARCHRLFLAPERENLYTRIDARFDRMMAQGALDEARRLMARGLDSALPAMRAVGVPGLMAFLRGEISLETAVEKGKRDSRQYAKRQFTFARTQLPEFEWIEIA, from the coding sequence ATGGGTCATTACGATTTGAACGCTCGCAACTTGTCGATCGATAAGGATGTTCAGGCCGTTCTTTTGGCAGGACCCACGGCCAGCGGCAAGTCCGCTCGCGCCATTGACCTTGCGCGGGAGAGGAACGGCGTCGTCATCAACGCCGATTCCATGGCGGTGTATCGGGATCTGCCGATTCTTTCGGCGCGTCCGACCATTGGGGAAATGGGCGATATTCGGCATCTGCTTTTCGGCCATATCGGCGCCGAACGCAATTATTCGGTCGGCCTATGGCTGAGCGACGCCCGCGCGGCGCTGGAGGAGGCGCGCAGGATCGGCCGCCTGCCGATTTTCGTCGGCGGCACCGGCATGTATTTCAAGGCCTTGCTGCATGGGCTGTCGAATATTCCCGCCGTGCCGGCGGAAGTGCGCGCCCGGGTGCGGGCCGAGGCGCAAGGCGTTCCGCCCGAGGAGCTGCATGCGAAATTGCGTGCGCGCGATCCCGAAACGGCGGCGAGACTGCGGCCGAGCGACCCGCAGCGCATCTTGCGCGCGCTGGAAATTTTCGAGGCGGCGGGGGCGCCGCTCGCGACTTTCCAGGGCGCGCGCGAGGGCGCCTTGCTCGACGCCGCGCGCTGCCATCGCCTCTTCCTCGCGCCGGAGCGCGAAAATCTTTACACCCGAATCGATGCGCGTTTCGACAGGATGATGGCGCAGGGGGCCCTCGACGAAGCCCGCCGCCTGATGGCGCGCGGTCTCGACTCCGCGCTCCCCGCGATGCGCGCGGTCGGCGTCCCGGGCCTGATGGCCTTTTTGCGCGGCGAGATTTCGCTCGAAACGGCGGTGGAGAAAGGCAAGCGCGACAGCCGGCAATACGCCAAGAGGCAATTCACATTCGCGCGGACGCAATTGCCGGAATTCGAATGGATCGAAATCGCGTGA
- a CDS encoding acyl-CoA dehydrogenase family protein produces MTVFLDLKALPQIIGPRIAEGAAERDESDAFVAENYKILKEYKLFSALVPSDLGGGGARHSAMCGFLRELAQYCPSTALSLSMHQHVVAAAAYHHRNGRPGRKLLERVAASEAVLISTGANDWLESSGTVERVDGGFRVTAKKPFGSGSPAGDMIVTSAPYQDPGEGWQVLHFAIPFTAQGVSLADDWRGLGMRATGSRTIILDRVFIPDDAVALRRPRGRFHPAWSVILTVALPLIMSVYVGVAEAVAEKGLALAKKRGCDSVTPCLLGELGNRLTTAQIAADDMVRRANDLNFEMSVDLAGAMLTRKTIVAENVLATAEKALEAAGGAGFYRAAGIERLLRDAHAAQFHPLPAKRQQVFTGRLALGLDPVGEAA; encoded by the coding sequence ATGACCGTTTTTCTCGACCTGAAAGCGCTCCCGCAGATCATCGGGCCGCGCATCGCGGAAGGTGCCGCCGAACGCGACGAAAGCGACGCCTTCGTCGCCGAGAATTATAAAATCCTCAAGGAATACAAACTTTTCTCCGCCCTTGTTCCGTCCGATCTCGGCGGCGGCGGCGCGCGGCACAGCGCCATGTGCGGCTTCCTGCGCGAACTTGCGCAATATTGCCCCTCGACCGCGCTTTCCCTGTCGATGCACCAACATGTCGTCGCGGCGGCGGCCTATCACCACCGCAACGGCCGGCCGGGAAGGAAATTGCTGGAACGGGTCGCGGCGAGCGAAGCCGTGCTGATTTCGACTGGCGCCAATGACTGGCTCGAATCGAGCGGGACGGTGGAGCGCGTGGACGGCGGCTTCCGGGTGACGGCCAAGAAGCCGTTCGGCAGCGGCTCGCCGGCCGGAGACATGATCGTCACGTCCGCGCCCTACCAGGACCCAGGGGAAGGATGGCAGGTCCTGCATTTCGCCATTCCCTTCACGGCGCAGGGCGTCTCGCTCGCCGACGATTGGCGCGGCCTCGGCATGCGCGCCACCGGCTCGCGCACGATCATCCTCGATCGCGTGTTCATTCCCGACGACGCCGTCGCGCTGCGCCGCCCGCGCGGCCGGTTCCATCCGGCGTGGAGCGTGATCCTGACCGTCGCCCTGCCGCTAATCATGTCGGTTTATGTCGGCGTGGCGGAGGCCGTCGCGGAAAAAGGTCTGGCGCTGGCGAAGAAGCGCGGATGCGATTCGGTGACGCCCTGCCTTCTCGGCGAACTCGGCAATCGCCTGACCACGGCGCAGATCGCGGCAGACGACATGGTTCGGCGCGCCAATGATCTCAATTTCGAAATGAGCGTGGATCTGGCCGGCGCCATGCTGACCCGCAAGACGATCGTCGCCGAAAATGTCCTGGCGACGGCGGAAAAGGCCCTTGAGGCGGCGGGCGGCGCCGGCTTCTACCGCGCGGCGGGAATCGAACGGCTGTTGCGCGACGCCCATGCCGCCCAATTCCATCCCCTGCCGGCGAAACGCCAGCAGGTCTTCACCGGCCGGCTCGCGCTGGGCCTCGACCCTGTCGGGGAGGCCGCATAG
- a CDS encoding L-lactate permease, whose amino-acid sequence MFAQLLTPIGDSLALSFIVATLPVVTVLILLGVLRRPAWQATLAGLVVGLVVAIIGWRMPTGLALDSVANGAVFALWPVMWIVVNALLLYNVAVKSGRFDAFRAWVFEHLPNDRRIVLVVVGFCFGALLEGVAGFGTPVAITSSLLILVGFPALEALIFVLIFNTAPVAFGGLGVPVTVLGEVTGLPAPALGAMIGRQLPIMALFLPFYVMMIYGGRRSVRALWPVLLVAGGSFAFSQFFSSNFLDYALTDVLSSLGSLVFTLLFLQVWKPAPDPEFAIKAETFAEEATSRDVAPWQGWLPWLIVSGIVIVWTHFGVAHLAEQKIHWPGLDKAISITLYNNKPYTAVWAFQPLGTGTAILLSAIISAALFKLSPSAFFGCVGTTLRQIWLAVVTVMFIVGLAFLMNYSGLAYTLGYGVASTGKLFVLLSPFLGWVAVMLAGSDTSGNALFGNLQVVAANQLNLNPVLFAATNSSGGVMGKMVSPQNIATGAAVTNLKGHEGAIFAGTFKHSIFLTFLLSLLVALQQFVIPWVIPVVDKH is encoded by the coding sequence ATGTTTGCGCAGCTTTTAACGCCGATCGGCGATAGCCTCGCCTTGTCTTTCATCGTCGCGACCCTGCCGGTCGTGACGGTCCTGATCCTGCTCGGCGTGTTGCGCCGTCCGGCCTGGCAGGCCACGCTCGCCGGTCTTGTAGTCGGCCTCGTCGTCGCGATCATCGGCTGGAGGATGCCGACCGGCCTCGCCCTGGATTCCGTGGCGAACGGCGCGGTTTTCGCGCTCTGGCCTGTGATGTGGATCGTCGTCAACGCTTTGCTGCTTTACAATGTCGCGGTGAAATCGGGCCGCTTCGACGCCTTCCGCGCCTGGGTGTTCGAGCATCTTCCCAACGACCGGCGCATCGTCCTAGTCGTGGTCGGTTTCTGTTTCGGCGCGCTACTCGAAGGCGTCGCGGGCTTCGGCACGCCGGTCGCGATCACCAGTTCGCTGCTGATCCTGGTCGGCTTCCCGGCGTTGGAGGCGCTGATTTTCGTGCTGATTTTCAACACCGCTCCCGTCGCCTTCGGCGGACTCGGCGTGCCGGTGACGGTGCTGGGCGAGGTCACCGGCCTGCCGGCGCCGGCGCTCGGCGCGATGATCGGCCGGCAATTGCCGATCATGGCGCTCTTTCTGCCTTTCTACGTCATGATGATTTACGGCGGCCGGCGCTCGGTCCGCGCCCTCTGGCCGGTCCTGCTGGTCGCCGGCGGCAGTTTCGCGTTTTCGCAGTTCTTTTCCTCGAACTTCCTCGATTACGCGTTGACCGACGTCCTGTCATCGCTCGGCTCGCTGGTCTTCACTTTGCTTTTCCTCCAGGTTTGGAAGCCCGCGCCCGATCCGGAATTCGCCATCAAGGCCGAGACTTTCGCCGAAGAGGCAACGTCACGCGACGTCGCGCCCTGGCAGGGTTGGCTGCCGTGGTTGATCGTTTCGGGAATCGTGATCGTCTGGACCCATTTCGGCGTCGCTCATCTGGCCGAGCAGAAAATCCACTGGCCGGGACTCGACAAGGCGATTTCGATCACGCTTTACAACAACAAGCCCTATACCGCCGTCTGGGCCTTCCAGCCTTTGGGCACCGGAACCGCGATCCTGCTGTCCGCGATCATCAGCGCCGCCTTGTTCAAATTGTCGCCGAGCGCCTTTTTCGGATGCGTCGGCACGACCCTCAGGCAGATCTGGCTCGCGGTCGTCACGGTGATGTTCATCGTCGGCCTCGCCTTCCTGATGAACTATTCCGGCCTCGCCTATACCCTGGGCTATGGCGTCGCCTCGACCGGCAAGCTCTTCGTCCTGCTCTCGCCCTTCCTGGGCTGGGTCGCGGTGATGCTCGCCGGCAGCGACACCTCTGGCAACGCCTTGTTCGGCAATCTGCAGGTGGTGGCGGCGAATCAGCTCAATCTCAACCCGGTGCTGTTCGCCGCGACCAATTCTTCGGGCGGCGTGATGGGCAAGATGGTTTCGCCGCAGAACATCGCCACCGGCGCGGCTGTGACCAATCTCAAGGGGCATGAGGGGGCGATTTTCGCCGGCACGTTCAAACACAGCATCTTCCTGACCTTCCTGCTCAGCCTGCTGGTCGCCCTGCAGCAATTCGTGATCCCCTGGGTCATCCCGGTCGTCGACAAACATTGA
- a CDS encoding calcium-binding protein, with the protein MLDHSRGGDDAFDLGSNHDARTTCYGDAGGNMSGHAIGGNDMFTMAGPQNNYVIYGDAGGDMSDHACGGNDVFKDNAAGGDATFYGDAGGNMSGHARGGKDTFQAGDESSTVFYGDAGGNMGDHAIGGDDKFIGSASAAYGTSLAYGDARTMFGNAQGGDDLLVGASYFTHFTDLLNMLIGDAQTMSGNARGGDDKLVGGNDPGPSHLAGTYESVLIGDAQTMSGGARGGNDTLISGTGNDDMWGDAQVMLGNARGGDDTFTFYANNGHDKIEDFGQGLKGSNWGTDHIDVSALGVCNFCQLDISAFNPSTHESTITFGSGNDVVVHSLIALRPQDFIFS; encoded by the coding sequence ATGCTGGATCATTCCCGCGGCGGCGACGACGCCTTTGATCTCGGCAGCAATCATGATGCGCGCACCACATGCTACGGCGACGCCGGCGGAAACATGTCTGGTCATGCTATTGGCGGCAATGATATGTTTACGATGGCGGGCCCCCAAAATAACTACGTTATTTACGGCGACGCCGGCGGCGACATGAGCGATCACGCCTGCGGCGGCAATGATGTCTTCAAGGACAACGCGGCGGGCGGCGATGCCACGTTCTATGGTGACGCGGGGGGCAACATGTCCGGTCATGCGCGGGGCGGCAAGGACACGTTCCAGGCCGGCGACGAGAGCAGCACCGTTTTCTATGGCGACGCCGGCGGCAATATGGGCGACCATGCCATTGGCGGCGACGATAAATTCATAGGCAGTGCGTCGGCTGCCTATGGCACGAGCCTCGCCTATGGGGACGCCCGGACTATGTTCGGCAATGCGCAGGGCGGCGACGATCTGCTCGTCGGCGCCAGCTATTTCACCCATTTCACCGACTTGCTCAACATGCTCATCGGCGACGCCCAGACCATGTCCGGCAATGCCCGGGGCGGCGACGACAAGCTTGTCGGCGGCAATGATCCCGGGCCTTCGCACCTGGCTGGCACATATGAGAGCGTTCTCATCGGCGATGCGCAAACCATGTCAGGCGGCGCTCGCGGCGGCAATGATACGTTAATCAGCGGCACGGGCAATGATGACATGTGGGGCGACGCACAGGTCATGCTGGGCAATGCGCGAGGGGGCGACGACACCTTCACCTTTTACGCCAATAACGGCCACGACAAGATCGAGGATTTCGGCCAGGGTTTAAAGGGATCAAACTGGGGAACCGATCACATCGACGTCAGCGCCTTGGGGGTTTGCAACTTTTGTCAGCTCGACATTTCGGCCTTCAATCCCTCGACCCACGAAAGCACGATCACCTTCGGTTCCGGCAATGACGTCGTCGTGCATAGCCTGATTGCGCTCAGGCCGCAGGACTTCATCTTTTCCTGA